actgaatagtttctctcctgtatgaacagttgagtgttgtttcagattgCATGCttttctgaatgttttaccacaaactgaacaactgaatagtttctcacctgtatgaacagttgagtgtcgttttacTTCgcctgcttgtctgaatgttttaccacaaactgaacaactgaacagTTCCTCTccagtatgaacagctgagtgtcgttttagattGCCTGCTTGTctaaatgttttaccacaaactgaacaactgaacagTTCCTCTccagtatgaacagctgagtgtcgttttagattgcatgcttgtctgaatgttttaccacaaactgaacaactgaacagTTCCTCTccagtatgaacagctgagtgtcgttttagattGCCTTCTTGTctaaatgttttaccacaaactgaacaactgaatagtttctctcctcctgtatgaacagttgagtgtcgttttagacTGCCTGCttggctgaatgttttaccacaaactgaacaactgaatagtttctctcctgtatgaacagttgagtgtagtttcagatagCCTGCCCGGCTGAATGTTTgatcacaaactgaacaactgaatagtttatctcctgtatgaacagttgagtgtagtttcagatagCCTGCccggctgaatgttttaccacaaactgaacaactgtatagtttctctcctgtatgaacagttgagtgtagtttcagatagACTGCccggctgaatgttttaccacaaactgaacaactgaatagtttctcttctgtatgaacagttgaatgTAGTTTCAGAGGTTGcagttgtctgaatgttttaccacaaactgaacaactgaatagtttctttcttgtatgaacagttgagtgtcgtttcataGGTTGcagttgtctgaatgttttaccacaaactgaacaactgaatagtttctttcctgtatgaacagttgagtgtcgtctTAGATTAagtgcttgtctgaatgttttaccacaaactgaacaactgaatagtttctcccctgtgtggacagttgagtgttgtttcagataGCGTGCCCGGCTGAATGTTTGAACACAaaatgaacaactgaatagtttctctccagtatgaacagttgagtgtagtttcagattgcgtgctcggctgaatgttttaccacaaactgaacaactgaatagtttctctctcgtatgaacagttgagtgttgtttcagaggttgcagttgtctgaatgttttaccacaaactgaagaaCTGGTCACTCCTGTTGTGGCTCCAGAGTGTCTCTTCGGATGTCTCttttggccaaagcttccagCATATTGAGAAGAGCTAATTGATGCGTTTCCAGTACCACAGTCCATGTCACCTACAGGGACTTCATTGTTTTCCAAAGGGTTTAAACGTGACTGAGGTTCCCGAGTCTCCTTCCAATTGTcactgttatcagtctcacattcagaggattgtgACGTCTCATCAGCAGTTTGTTGTAAAGGACTATCTGCATCTGATTTGGATCTgacttcctctccgtctgcttctgttttcaaatgttctgcctctcttttgtcagtttttatggactttgagagctgagcttcctcatcatcatattgactctttacaggggtgaatgagaacttgattccagcctcctccagcttttgaagctgctctccctcctgactgatcctgagttcatcctgctcctctttaatgtgtggaggctcctggtcctcctgctcctctttaatgtgtggaggctctgggtcctcctggtcctctttaatgtgtggaggctctgggtcttcctgctcctcctgctcctctttaatgtgtggaggctctgggttctcctggtcctctttaatgtgtggaggctctgggtcctcctggtcctctttaatatGTGGAGGTTCTGGAGGCTCTGAgtcttcctggtccagactggagctccagtcctgctgttcagggggaacctcttgtttcatcaccaactgccgctggacgtctgtggagaataataaaatacatttatacatcttaagaatctcatattgaactctaatattcaataggtttattaatgaatgaggtcagggttttgagggagaacatgaaaaaataaactcggaagtgaaatcatctgaaagtacaatatgtacctctgaggtgtcgtacagtaaaacgttcatgtacctctgaggtgtcgtgTTAGCGTCTATCAAAATTGGAGGTGTGGTAAAgtacgaccttctctcgttctctcctttccaacgggagaatttattctctgatcacgcgTCAAATACAAGTTCGATGCGATAGCAATCACAGCGGAGTCCTCTCCGGTCGGCACTAGTTGAAAACCCTAAACAACTCGGCCTCCCTTTCCACGTACGGGCCTCCATGCCCCCACATGTGAAGTCATCCTGACCTTGGATCTGctgcacccccccacacccctttctcacaggagggggccctcgtccccctctctcattgtaacaacgtgataacaagtgtgtgttgcgtttgtgtgaggcgAGTACCTAGCTTTGAGAGTCATCATATTTATcatcagacacatattccacctgctatgtgatgttattctgaatttgcaggagcttgaacacaatcgtcccttcaataattcagttttatatcatcaatccccctttttacataattcattatgtaactAAACACTAATATAAATCTAGCAGAATGGGCTCTATCAATACATAactgttacatcacatgtcatttagcagacgctttcatccagagcgacttacaataagtgaattcaaccacgaggaCAAAGTCAGAACTaagagaatcaagaaagtaacatttcttcaagaagccaaactacaaaaagacataagtaacaccatgatgagtaataccatgagtaatacagtattactcatcatggtattacttatggtattatacCATGTGTAATTccatgatgagtaataccatgggtTATACCATGAGGGTTAGGGTACCAATACGAGTAAATACATagtaatcatcactgtactaatccTAGTAAATACAGTTATCATCACTGTCATAGTGGAGTTTTCTCTCTGTTGTTAAACAAACTGCATTGAGTATTTATACACAGTTTGTGGTATTTATACTGCGTTCAGGACTGATTTCTACCATTGGAATGCGTTTGtcatatttaagtttaatttacatacataatttgtatgtttttaaattCTGATTGTGACGTCATAATTAAATAACCCAGAATATGATGATGGGTTCTCTTGAACACTGGAAGTGATTCATTGGATcaatgttttgggggaaattgagGCGCCATAACTCCTCAaatacactcaggaaggaccagCCTCACGTGGTGAACGGAAATGAAGATAAATGAAGTCGGGAGTGTTTCGTCTCTCCTGCTCTTGCTTGTTATTGAGAGAATTAACAGACCTTGAAGAGACTAATCTTTTCATCATAAAAGAAAGTTGTTTGTGGTCCTTCAGAAACATGAATCAGACCAAAGAACCAGCATTGCTGCACTCAACGCTGGTTCCTCTTCCCCCTGAAGAGCTCCTCCAGTTCAACCCTTTCATCACAGCTTCTGGAGCTAAATCAAAGAACGAGAAGAGAGGCTGCAGAACACAGATCaatacggcagtttgatcac
The genomic region above belongs to Pseudoliparis swirei isolate HS2019 ecotype Mariana Trench chromosome 9, NWPU_hadal_v1, whole genome shotgun sequence and contains:
- the LOC130199418 gene encoding zinc finger protein 271-like; protein product: MKQEVPPEQQDWSSSLDQEDSEPPEPPHIKEDQEDPEPPHIKEDQENPEPPHIKEEQEEQEDPEPPHIKEDQEDPEPPHIKEEQEDQEPPHIKEEQDELRISQEGEQLQKLEEAGIKFSFTPVKSQYDDEEAQLSKSIKTDKREAEHLKTEADGEEVRSKSDADSPLQQTADETSQSSECETDNSDNWKETREPQSRLNPLENNEVPVGDMDCGTGNASISSSQYAGSFGQKRHPKRHSGATTGVTSSSVCGKTFRQLQPLKQHSTVHTREKLFSCSVCGKTFSRARNLKLHSTVHTGEKLFSCSFCVQTFSRARYLKQHSTVHTGEKLFSCSVCGKTFRQALNLRRHSTVHTGKKLFSCSVCGKTFRQLQPMKRHSTVHTRKKLFSCSVCGKTFRQLQPLKLHSTVHTEEKLFSCSVCGKTFSRAVYLKLHSTVHTGEKLYSCSVCGKTFSRAGYLKLHSTVHTGDKLFSCSVCDQTFSRAGYLKLHSTVHTGEKLFSCSVCGKTFSQAGSLKRHSTVHTGGEKLFSCSVCGKTFRQEGNLKRHSAVHTGEELFSCSVCGKTFRQACNLKRHSAVHTGEELFSCSVCGKTFRQAGNLKRHSAVHTGEELFSCSVCGKTFRQAGEVKRHSTVHTGEKLFSCSVCGKTFRKACNLKQHSTVHTGEKLFSCSVCGKTFRQAGHLKQHSIVHTRDRAPD